Proteins from one Embleya scabrispora genomic window:
- a CDS encoding LysR family transcriptional regulator produces MELRQLEYFVAVAEERNFTRAAERVHISQSGVSAQIRQLERELGAELFERSARGVTLSVAGKAALEYARAALAAAGSVGQAVGEVTDLIRGRVIIGMVVGCTITPLFDALAAFHRAHPGVEIALRENNSDALTHDVRTGATDLALIGVAETTPEDLEAMTIIDERLVAIFPPDHPLAARSRITLSDVTAHPITCMPPGTGLRTVLDRACAARDLHPRITLEAGAADAIADLTARGLAVGVLSQSMASRYADRLLARTIADVKTPALLALVWKHTHNPAVRELLTHTRRAFAPTP; encoded by the coding sequence ATGGAACTGAGGCAGCTCGAATACTTCGTCGCGGTCGCCGAGGAGCGCAACTTCACCCGGGCGGCGGAGCGGGTGCACATCAGCCAGTCGGGGGTCAGCGCGCAGATCCGACAGCTGGAACGCGAGCTGGGCGCCGAGCTGTTCGAGCGCTCGGCGCGCGGCGTCACGCTCAGCGTGGCGGGAAAGGCCGCGCTCGAATACGCCCGCGCCGCACTGGCCGCCGCCGGGTCGGTGGGCCAGGCGGTCGGCGAGGTGACCGACCTGATCCGCGGCCGAGTCATCATCGGCATGGTCGTCGGCTGCACCATCACCCCGCTGTTCGACGCCCTGGCCGCCTTCCACCGGGCGCATCCCGGGGTGGAGATCGCGCTCCGGGAGAACAACTCCGACGCCCTCACCCACGACGTCCGTACCGGGGCCACCGACCTGGCCCTGATCGGAGTCGCCGAAACCACGCCCGAGGACCTGGAGGCGATGACGATCATCGACGAACGCCTCGTCGCGATCTTCCCGCCCGACCACCCGCTGGCGGCCCGCTCCCGGATCACCCTGTCCGACGTGACCGCCCACCCGATCACCTGCATGCCCCCGGGCACCGGCCTGCGCACCGTCCTCGACCGGGCCTGCGCGGCCCGCGACCTGCACCCCAGGATCACGCTGGAGGCCGGCGCGGCCGACGCGATCGCCGACCTCACCGCTCGCGGCCTGGCGGTCGGCGTCCTCAGCCAATCCATGGCCTCCCGCTACGCCGACCGCCTGCTCGCCCGCACCATCGCCGACGTCAAAACCCCGGCCCTGCTGGCCCTGGTCTGGAAACACACCCACAACCCGGCCGTCCGAGAACTCCTCACCCACACCCGCAGGGCCTTCGCCCCGACCCCGTGA
- the dnaB gene encoding replicative DNA helicase, whose translation MSVSEFEEARPEPAREGFERTPPQDIAAEQSVLGGMMLSKDAIADVVENLKPVDFYRPAHELVYNAILDLYARGEPADAVTVAAELTKRTEIGRVGGAPYLHTLISSVPTAANAEYYARIVREQAVLRRLVEAGTRIVQMGYAADGEVDDIVNNAQAEVYKVTEQRTTEDYAPLADIMEGALDEIEAIGSRGGQMSGIPTGFTDLDSLTNGLHAGQMIVIAARPAMGKSTLGLDIARACSIRNGLASVIFSLEMGRNEIMMRLLSAEARVALHHMRSGSMTDDDWTRLSRKMGEVTAAPMYIDDSPNLSMMEIRAKCRRLKQKHDLRLVIIDYLQLMQSGGSRRAENRQQEVSEMSRNLKLLAKELEVPVVAMSQLNRGPEQRTDKKPMVSDLRESGSIEQDADMVILLHREDAYEKESPRAGEADLIVAKHRNGPTATITVAFQGHYSRFVDMAQS comes from the coding sequence ATGAGCGTCTCCGAGTTCGAAGAGGCCCGGCCCGAACCGGCCCGCGAAGGATTCGAGCGGACCCCGCCGCAGGACATCGCGGCCGAACAGTCGGTCCTCGGCGGCATGATGTTGTCCAAGGACGCGATCGCCGACGTCGTGGAGAACCTCAAGCCGGTCGACTTCTACCGGCCCGCCCACGAACTCGTCTACAACGCGATCCTGGACCTGTACGCCCGGGGCGAACCGGCCGACGCGGTCACCGTCGCCGCCGAGTTGACCAAGCGCACCGAGATCGGCCGGGTGGGCGGCGCCCCGTACCTGCACACCCTGATCTCGTCCGTGCCGACCGCGGCCAACGCCGAGTACTACGCGCGGATCGTGCGCGAACAGGCGGTGCTGCGCCGCCTGGTCGAGGCGGGCACCCGGATCGTGCAGATGGGATACGCGGCCGACGGCGAGGTCGACGACATCGTCAACAACGCCCAGGCCGAGGTCTACAAGGTCACCGAGCAGCGCACCACCGAGGACTACGCCCCGCTGGCCGACATCATGGAGGGCGCCCTCGACGAGATCGAGGCGATCGGCTCCCGCGGCGGCCAGATGTCCGGCATCCCCACCGGCTTCACCGACCTGGACTCCCTCACCAACGGCCTCCACGCCGGCCAGATGATCGTCATCGCCGCCCGCCCCGCCATGGGCAAATCAACGCTCGGATTGGACATTGCGCGCGCTTGTTCGATCAGGAATGGTCTTGCCAGTGTGATCTTCTCGCTGGAGATGGGGCGCAACGAGATCATGATGCGCCTGTTGTCGGCGGAGGCGCGGGTCGCGCTGCATCACATGCGGTCCGGGAGCATGACCGACGACGACTGGACCCGCCTGTCGCGCAAGATGGGCGAGGTCACCGCCGCGCCGATGTACATCGACGACTCGCCGAACCTGTCGATGATGGAGATCCGGGCCAAGTGCCGCCGGCTCAAGCAGAAGCACGACCTGCGCCTGGTGATCATCGACTACCTCCAGCTGATGCAGTCAGGCGGCTCGCGCCGGGCCGAGAACCGGCAGCAGGAGGTCTCCGAGATGTCGCGAAACCTGAAGCTCCTGGCCAAGGAACTCGAGGTCCCGGTGGTCGCGATGTCCCAGCTCAACCGTGGCCCCGAACAGCGCACCGACAAGAAGCCGATGGTTTCCGACCTTCGCGAGAGTGGTTCGATCGAGCAGGACGCAGACATGGTCATCCTGCTGCACCGCGAGGATGCGTACGAGAAGGAATCGCCCCGGGCCGGGGAGGCGGACCTGATCGTGGCCAAGCACCGCAACGGCCCGACGGCCACGATCACCGTGGCGTTCCAGGGGCACTACTCGCGCTTCGTGGACATGGCCCAGAGCTGA
- a CDS encoding MATE family efflux transporter, with translation MDDYRGRVPSTPSSPTNPPATDPQPLDAQPLDPPPATAPAPTPRPRAHDRDILRLAVPAFFALVAEPLFVLVDSAIVGRLGTPQLAGLGVAGAMLTTLVNLCVFLAYATTAAVARLLGAGDPRAAIRQGLDGVWLAALLGLALTVVGLVTAPWIVAAFGASDSAGPYAVTYLRIGSLGVPAMLIVLAATGVLRGLQDTRTPLLVAVLGFSANLLLNLGFVYGLHWGIAGSAWGTVIAQTGMAAVYLVTVVRGARRHGASLRPDLAGIRASAGAGAPLFVRTVSLRAILIGATVAATRMGDTSIATHQVAWQVWTFLAFALDALAIAAQAIVGRALGAGDATGARAATRRMLVWGVWTGALFAIVVVAARPLYIPLFTADPAVRHLLAGTLLAVAVLQPVAAAVFVLDGVLIGAGDGRYLALTMPLVLAAFGAALGTVLALGGGLIAMWWWAIGTFMLARVILLGHRVRADAWLVTGRR, from the coding sequence GTGGATGACTACCGTGGACGGGTGCCGTCCACCCCCTCCTCGCCGACGAACCCTCCGGCGACCGATCCACAGCCGCTCGATGCACAGCCGCTCGATCCACCGCCGGCCACCGCGCCCGCGCCCACCCCCCGGCCCCGGGCGCACGACCGCGACATCCTGCGGCTGGCCGTCCCCGCGTTCTTCGCCCTCGTCGCCGAGCCGCTGTTCGTGCTCGTCGACTCGGCGATCGTCGGCCGCCTCGGCACCCCGCAACTGGCCGGACTCGGCGTCGCGGGCGCGATGCTGACCACCCTGGTCAACCTGTGCGTGTTCCTCGCCTACGCGACCACCGCCGCCGTCGCCCGGCTGCTCGGCGCCGGCGACCCGCGCGCCGCGATCCGCCAGGGCCTGGACGGCGTCTGGCTCGCCGCGCTGCTCGGCCTCGCGCTGACGGTGGTCGGCCTGGTCACCGCCCCGTGGATCGTCGCCGCCTTCGGCGCCTCCGACAGCGCCGGCCCGTACGCGGTCACCTACCTGCGGATCGGCTCGCTCGGCGTACCGGCGATGCTGATCGTGCTGGCCGCCACCGGCGTGCTGCGCGGCCTCCAGGACACCCGCACCCCGCTCCTGGTCGCGGTCCTCGGCTTCTCCGCCAACCTGCTGCTCAATCTCGGCTTCGTGTACGGCCTGCACTGGGGGATCGCCGGATCCGCGTGGGGCACGGTGATCGCCCAGACCGGCATGGCCGCGGTCTACCTCGTCACCGTCGTGCGCGGCGCCCGTCGGCACGGCGCATCGCTGCGCCCCGACCTCGCCGGCATCCGCGCCTCCGCCGGCGCCGGCGCACCGCTGTTCGTGCGCACCGTCAGCCTGCGCGCGATCCTGATCGGCGCCACCGTGGCGGCGACCCGCATGGGCGACACCTCGATCGCCACCCACCAGGTCGCCTGGCAGGTGTGGACCTTCCTCGCCTTCGCCCTCGATGCCCTCGCGATCGCCGCCCAAGCCATCGTCGGCCGGGCCCTGGGCGCGGGCGACGCGACCGGTGCCCGCGCCGCCACGCGCCGGATGCTGGTGTGGGGGGTGTGGACGGGGGCGCTGTTCGCGATCGTGGTGGTCGCCGCGCGCCCGCTGTACATCCCGCTGTTCACGGCCGACCCGGCGGTGCGCCACCTGCTGGCCGGCACGCTGCTCGCGGTCGCCGTGCTCCAGCCGGTGGCCGCCGCGGTGTTCGTCCTGGACGGGGTGCTGATCGGCGCGGGCGACGGGCGCTACCTCGCACTGACCATGCCGCTCGTGCTGGCCGCGTTCGGTGCGGCCCTGGGCACGGTGCTCGCCCTCGGCGGCGGCCTGATCGCGATGTGGTGGTGGGCGATCGGCACCTTCATGCTCGCCCGCGTGATCCTGCTCGGCCATCGGGTCCGCGCCGACGCGTGGTTGGTGACCGGCCGCCGCTGA
- a CDS encoding heavy-metal-associated domain-containing protein, giving the protein MSTATFTVSGMTCGHCVSSVTEEVSEVAGVTDVAVELASGLVTVTSAQPVDPDAVRAAVVEAGYEVVGA; this is encoded by the coding sequence ATGAGCACCGCCACCTTCACCGTCAGTGGAATGACCTGCGGTCACTGCGTGTCCTCCGTCACCGAGGAGGTCTCCGAGGTGGCGGGCGTGACCGATGTCGCGGTCGAACTGGCCTCGGGTCTGGTCACCGTGACGTCGGCGCAGCCGGTGGACCCCGACGCGGTGCGTGCGGCGGTCGTCGAGGCGGGCTACGAGGTCGTCGGAGCGTGA
- a CDS encoding DUF4188 domain-containing protein, whose product MRTTDFSAAPPQARGEAMFIGATHYSGPRSLLSLARPWLRMVRTMKRMDGYRWHKVYLQGPFTLGTIAVFADREALMRFARTSAHRDLMCWMTDRGDRNGTAGFIRIFDAQPGGYSNGEWRAEGREMAHIEEFTPIGREESGPPVHRKAKRS is encoded by the coding sequence ATGAGGACCACCGATTTCTCGGCGGCGCCGCCGCAGGCGCGGGGCGAGGCGATGTTCATCGGCGCCACGCACTACAGCGGTCCGCGTTCGCTGCTCTCGCTGGCCCGGCCGTGGTTGCGGATGGTGCGCACGATGAAGCGCATGGACGGCTACCGCTGGCACAAGGTCTACCTGCAGGGGCCGTTCACGCTGGGCACCATCGCGGTGTTCGCCGACCGTGAGGCGCTGATGCGGTTCGCCCGTACGAGCGCGCACCGCGATCTGATGTGCTGGATGACCGACCGGGGCGATCGCAACGGCACGGCGGGGTTCATCCGGATCTTCGACGCGCAGCCCGGCGGGTACAGCAACGGCGAGTGGCGGGCCGAGGGGCGCGAGATGGCGCACATCGAGGAGTTCACCCCGATCGGCCGCGAGGAGAGCGGCCCGCCGGTGCACCGGAAGGCGAAGAGGTCGTGA
- a CDS encoding phenylacetate--CoA ligase family protein: MARFIRQWLLRVVSFALTGLYQLYRVHPVVWRWTATHYRPWMQRFARRHAWMTCQFAALDVPAYRDFLRRHRWRFRWFDLASYPETSKENYVKAYPEDSRCWLGALEVAGTVVDESSGSSGTPHNWLRSRRELKSVHRNVAGYTSMVFPRRKLFVINAYSMGAWATGTNTGIAMARVAMVKNTGPDIDKIVDTLRHFGPRFTYLVTAYPPFLKHLRDRLDADGFDWTRHRMYGFVGGEGMTEALRDYLEERFVKVRSGYGASDLTIGMAGESDATVWLRKRLLTDERLRTRMLGPDEGRVPMVFQYNPLETYLETNAEDEVICTINSTAVMSPKVRYNIGDEGRLLTFPEVEEMIRPDREAWADWERAARVEGMRLPLLLLFGRKDSTISYMGANIYPQDVEYGLYRDNPMAAHLEGFCLTVDEYADLESRPVVNLQLRDGTSLDEADRDKLALVCREGVVRHLARVSRDFAQSLAEDPTAADVRVLVHDFRTGPFLRGTTRIKNVYLVKPAESAGPVGSVGSVGSVEGEQR, encoded by the coding sequence ATGGCCAGATTCATCCGACAGTGGTTGCTGCGCGTGGTCAGCTTCGCGCTGACCGGGCTGTATCAGCTCTACCGGGTCCATCCCGTGGTGTGGCGCTGGACGGCCACCCACTATCGGCCGTGGATGCAGCGGTTCGCCCGTCGACACGCGTGGATGACCTGCCAGTTCGCCGCGCTCGATGTGCCCGCCTACCGCGACTTCCTGCGCCGGCACCGGTGGCGCTTCCGCTGGTTCGACCTCGCGTCGTACCCGGAGACGTCCAAGGAGAACTACGTCAAGGCGTATCCCGAGGACAGCCGCTGTTGGCTGGGCGCCCTGGAGGTGGCCGGGACCGTGGTGGACGAGTCGTCCGGCTCCTCCGGCACGCCGCACAACTGGCTGCGCTCGCGCCGCGAACTCAAGTCGGTGCACCGCAACGTGGCCGGCTACACGTCGATGGTCTTCCCCCGGCGCAAGCTGTTCGTGATCAACGCCTACTCGATGGGCGCGTGGGCGACCGGCACCAACACCGGTATCGCGATGGCGCGCGTGGCGATGGTGAAGAACACCGGCCCCGACATCGACAAGATCGTGGACACGCTGCGCCACTTCGGGCCGCGCTTCACCTACCTGGTCACCGCGTACCCGCCGTTCCTCAAGCACCTGCGCGACCGGCTGGACGCGGACGGCTTCGACTGGACCCGGCACCGGATGTACGGCTTCGTCGGCGGCGAGGGCATGACCGAGGCGCTGCGCGACTACCTGGAGGAGCGCTTCGTCAAGGTGCGCTCCGGCTACGGCGCCTCCGACCTGACGATAGGGATGGCCGGCGAGAGCGACGCGACGGTGTGGCTGCGCAAGCGGCTGCTGACCGACGAGCGGCTGCGCACCCGGATGCTGGGGCCGGACGAGGGCCGGGTGCCGATGGTGTTCCAGTACAACCCGCTGGAGACCTACCTGGAGACCAACGCCGAGGACGAGGTGATCTGCACGATCAACTCGACCGCGGTGATGAGTCCGAAGGTGCGCTACAACATCGGCGACGAGGGTCGGCTGCTGACCTTCCCGGAGGTCGAGGAGATGATCCGGCCGGACCGCGAGGCGTGGGCCGACTGGGAGCGCGCGGCGCGGGTGGAGGGCATGCGGCTGCCGCTGCTGCTGCTGTTCGGCCGCAAGGACAGCACGATCTCCTACATGGGCGCGAACATCTATCCGCAGGACGTCGAGTACGGGCTCTACCGGGACAACCCGATGGCGGCGCACCTGGAGGGGTTCTGCCTGACCGTCGACGAGTACGCCGACCTGGAGAGCCGTCCGGTGGTCAACCTGCAGCTGCGCGACGGGACCTCGCTGGACGAGGCGGATCGGGACAAGCTCGCCCTGGTCTGCCGGGAGGGTGTGGTGCGGCATCTGGCCCGGGTCAGCCGGGACTTCGCGCAGTCGCTCGCGGAGGACCCGACGGCGGCCGATGTACGGGTGCTGGTGCACGACTTCCGGACCGGGCCGTTCCTGCGCGGCACCACCCGGATCAAGAACGTCTATCTCGTCAAGCCCGCGGAATCGGCGGGACCCGTGGGATCCGTGGGATCCGTGGGATCCGTGGAAGGGGAGCAGCGATGA
- the rplI gene encoding 50S ribosomal protein L9 has product MKLILTHEVTGLGEPGDIIEVKDGYGRNYLIPRGYAIRWSRGGEKDVAAIRRARKVREIRTLDQATEVKGRLAGLKVTLQTRAGDTGRLFGSVTVADVVAAIKAAGGPDIDKRRVEIGTPIKTVGSHRITVRLHQEVSAALDLDVVPA; this is encoded by the coding sequence ATGAAGCTCATCCTCACCCACGAGGTGACCGGTCTCGGTGAGCCCGGCGACATCATCGAGGTCAAGGACGGCTACGGCCGCAACTACCTCATCCCGCGCGGCTACGCGATCCGCTGGAGCCGCGGCGGGGAGAAGGACGTGGCGGCCATCCGTCGCGCCCGCAAGGTTCGCGAGATCCGCACGCTCGACCAGGCCACCGAGGTCAAGGGTCGGCTCGCGGGCCTCAAGGTGACGCTCCAGACGCGCGCCGGCGACACGGGCCGCCTGTTCGGCTCGGTCACCGTCGCGGACGTCGTGGCGGCCATCAAGGCCGCCGGCGGTCCGGACATCGACAAGCGGCGCGTCGAGATCGGTACTCCGATCAAGACCGTCGGGTCGCACCGCATCACGGTTCGCCTCCACCAGGAGGTGTCGGCCGCGCTCGACCTCGACGTCGTGCCCGCCTGA
- the rpsR gene encoding 30S ribosomal protein S18, which produces MAKAPARKPKKKVCVFCKEKISYVDYKDTNLLRKFISDRGKIRARRVTGNCTQHQRDVAVAVKNSREMALLPYTSTAR; this is translated from the coding sequence ATGGCGAAGGCGCCTGCGCGCAAGCCTAAGAAGAAGGTCTGCGTGTTCTGCAAGGAGAAGATCTCCTATGTGGACTACAAGGACACCAACCTGCTGCGGAAGTTCATTTCCGACCGTGGCAAGATCCGCGCTCGTCGCGTGACCGGTAACTGCACGCAGCACCAGCGTGACGTCGCCGTGGCCGTCAAGAACAGCCGCGAGATGGCGCTGCTGCCGTACACCAGCACTGCTCGCTGA
- a CDS encoding single-stranded DNA-binding protein, producing the protein MAGETIITVVGNLTADPELRFTPSGAAVANFTVASTPRTFDRQTNEWKDGEALFLRCSAWKQLAENVAESLQRGTGVIVQGRLKQRSYETKEGEKRTVVELEVDEIGPTLKWATAKVTKASRGGGGQGGYGGGQQGGGYGGQQGGGQQGGGGYGGRPQQGGGAPADDPWATPAGGGQQQGGGGAGGWGPPPGGYSDEPPF; encoded by the coding sequence ATGGCAGGCGAGACCATCATCACTGTTGTCGGGAACCTGACTGCCGACCCGGAACTGCGCTTCACGCCCAGCGGTGCCGCCGTCGCGAACTTCACCGTGGCGTCCACGCCGCGCACGTTCGACCGTCAGACGAACGAGTGGAAGGACGGCGAAGCGCTGTTCCTCCGCTGTTCGGCCTGGAAGCAGCTGGCCGAGAACGTGGCGGAATCCCTCCAGCGCGGCACGGGCGTCATCGTCCAGGGCCGGCTGAAGCAGCGGTCCTACGAGACCAAAGAGGGCGAGAAGCGCACCGTCGTGGAGCTCGAGGTCGACGAGATCGGCCCGACCCTGAAGTGGGCGACCGCCAAGGTCACCAAGGCGAGCCGCGGTGGCGGCGGCCAGGGTGGTTACGGCGGCGGTCAGCAGGGTGGCGGCTACGGCGGTCAGCAGGGCGGCGGTCAGCAGGGAGGCGGCGGCTACGGCGGTCGTCCCCAGCAGGGCGGTGGCGCACCCGCCGACGACCCGTGGGCAACCCCCGCAGGGGGCGGCCAGCAGCAGGGCGGCGGCGGCGCGGGGGGCTGGGGTCCCCCGCCGGGCGGCTACTCGGACGAACCCCCCTTCTAG
- the rpsF gene encoding 30S ribosomal protein S6 — MRSYELMVILDADLEERAVTPLLEQFLNVIRNDGGKVEKIDTWGRRRLSYEIKKKSEGIYAVVDLAAEPATVKELDRQMNLNESVLRTKVLRPDQR, encoded by the coding sequence ATGCGTAGCTACGAACTCATGGTCATCCTCGACGCGGACCTCGAAGAGCGCGCGGTCACGCCGCTGCTCGAGCAGTTCCTCAATGTCATCCGCAACGACGGTGGCAAGGTCGAGAAGATCGACACGTGGGGCCGTCGTCGGCTCTCGTACGAGATCAAGAAGAAGTCCGAGGGCATCTACGCCGTCGTGGACCTGGCCGCGGAGCCCGCGACCGTCAAGGAACTCGACCGTCAGATGAACCTCAACGAGTCGGTGCTGCGGACCAAGGTCCTGCGTCCCGACCAGCGCTAG
- a CDS encoding lipid II:glycine glycyltransferase FemX, with amino-acid sequence MSLRLRTLTAEEHLAFIKGRPSVSFLQCPSWGAVKSEWRSESIGWIDESGAVVGAALVLYRQLPKIKRYLAYMPEGPVIDWFDGDLRRWLDPMLAHLKSRGSFSVKMGPPVVIARWEAETIKKAIAAKSANRLRDLTPDWTDERGSELERQLRGLGWQQDASGGAGFGDVQPRYVFQVPLVRRSLDDVHAGFNQLWRRNIKKATKAGVDVVQGGYDDLPVFHEVYKVTAVRDHFTPRPLAYFQGMWKALNAEDPERMRLYLAKHEGEVLASTTMVTVGDHVWYSYGASANHKREVRPSNAIQWRMLRDAYALGASAYDLRGISDTLDENDHLFGLIQFKLGTGGQAVEYLGEWDFPLNKMLHKALDMYMSRR; translated from the coding sequence ATGTCTTTGCGCCTGAGGACGCTCACCGCCGAGGAGCACCTGGCCTTCATCAAGGGCAGGCCCTCCGTGAGCTTTCTTCAGTGCCCCTCCTGGGGTGCGGTGAAGAGTGAGTGGCGATCCGAGAGCATCGGTTGGATCGACGAGTCGGGCGCCGTCGTGGGCGCGGCACTCGTGTTGTACCGGCAGCTGCCGAAGATAAAGCGCTACCTCGCCTACATGCCCGAGGGCCCGGTCATCGACTGGTTCGACGGCGACCTGCGGCGATGGCTCGACCCGATGCTCGCGCACCTGAAGAGTCGGGGCTCGTTCTCGGTCAAGATGGGTCCGCCCGTGGTGATCGCCCGCTGGGAGGCGGAGACGATCAAGAAGGCGATAGCGGCCAAGTCGGCCAACCGGCTGCGTGACCTGACCCCCGACTGGACCGACGAGCGCGGCTCCGAGCTGGAGCGGCAACTGCGCGGCCTGGGCTGGCAGCAGGACGCCTCGGGCGGGGCCGGGTTCGGCGACGTGCAGCCGCGCTACGTCTTCCAGGTGCCGCTGGTGCGGCGCAGCCTCGACGACGTGCACGCGGGCTTCAACCAGCTGTGGCGGCGCAACATCAAGAAGGCCACGAAGGCCGGTGTCGACGTGGTCCAGGGCGGCTACGACGACCTGCCGGTGTTCCACGAGGTCTACAAGGTCACCGCCGTGCGCGACCACTTCACCCCGCGCCCGCTGGCCTACTTCCAGGGCATGTGGAAGGCGCTCAACGCCGAGGACCCCGAGCGCATGCGGCTGTACCTGGCCAAGCACGAGGGAGAGGTGCTCGCCTCCACCACGATGGTCACCGTGGGCGACCACGTCTGGTACTCGTACGGCGCGTCCGCCAACCACAAGCGCGAGGTCCGGCCCTCGAACGCGATCCAGTGGCGGATGTTGCGGGACGCGTACGCGCTCGGCGCCTCGGCCTACGACCTGCGCGGCATCAGTGACACCCTGGACGAGAACGACCACCTCTTCGGGCTGATCCAGTTCAAGCTCGGCACCGGCGGCCAGGCCGTCGAATACCTCGGCGAGTGGGACTTCCCGCTCAACAAGATGCTGCACAAGGCACTCGACATGTACATGTCGCGCCGCTGA
- a CDS encoding alanine racemase, with the protein MSLTLYVDAARWRKHQDEVRDTFPGLVPVMKGNGYGFTNPRLAEEATRMCVDTVAVGTTYEAALVKDYFDGKVLVLTPYLRGEEAVPLPDRTIRTVSSVQAARDLVGCRIVVACMTTMKRDGVTEEELVKLRTGMDDVRLEGFSLHLPLDHPDGYDPVVEVTGWVERLRAARLPVRTMYVSHLTAAELGVLRERYPDTEFRPRIGTDLWLGDHDALASRGTVLDVVRIARGERFGYRQRKAPSDGHLVVVSGGTAQGVGLEAPKTVRGVMPRAKGVARAGLATVNRSLSPFTWAGKQRWFAEPPHMQVSLLFLANDVAPPKPGDELEAALRHTTTHFDRIAIR; encoded by the coding sequence ATGTCGCTCACGCTCTACGTCGATGCCGCCCGGTGGCGCAAGCACCAGGACGAGGTCCGCGACACGTTCCCCGGCCTGGTGCCGGTGATGAAGGGCAACGGCTACGGGTTCACCAATCCGAGGCTGGCCGAGGAGGCCACCCGGATGTGCGTGGACACCGTGGCCGTGGGGACCACCTACGAGGCCGCGCTGGTCAAGGACTACTTCGACGGCAAGGTCCTGGTGCTCACGCCGTATCTGCGCGGCGAGGAGGCGGTGCCGCTGCCGGATCGCACCATCCGCACGGTCTCCTCCGTGCAGGCGGCGCGGGACCTGGTGGGCTGCCGGATCGTGGTCGCGTGCATGACGACGATGAAGCGCGACGGGGTCACCGAGGAGGAGTTGGTCAAGCTCCGCACCGGGATGGACGACGTCCGGTTGGAGGGCTTCTCGCTGCACCTGCCGCTGGATCATCCGGACGGCTACGACCCGGTCGTCGAGGTGACGGGCTGGGTGGAGCGGCTGCGTGCGGCACGCCTGCCGGTGCGGACGATGTACGTCAGCCACCTGACCGCGGCCGAGTTGGGGGTGCTGCGCGAGCGGTACCCGGACACCGAGTTCCGGCCTCGGATCGGTACCGACCTGTGGCTGGGCGACCACGACGCGCTGGCCAGCCGGGGCACGGTGCTCGACGTGGTGCGGATCGCGCGCGGCGAGCGGTTCGGCTACCGCCAGCGCAAGGCGCCGAGCGACGGGCACCTGGTCGTGGTCAGCGGCGGCACCGCGCAGGGGGTCGGCCTGGAGGCGCCCAAGACGGTGCGCGGGGTGATGCCGAGGGCCAAGGGCGTCGCGCGCGCCGGGCTGGCCACCGTCAACCGTTCGTTGTCCCCGTTCACCTGGGCGGGCAAGCAGCGCTGGTTCGCCGAGCCGCCGCACATGCAGGTCAGCCTGCTGTTCCTGGCCAACGACGTGGCCCCGCCCAAGCCCGGCGACGAGTTGGAGGCGGCGCTGCGGCACACCACGACGCACTTCGACCGGATCGCGATCCGCTGA